One genomic window of Sphingobacterium oryzagri includes the following:
- a CDS encoding polysaccharide deacetylase family protein — protein MYFINAPFFLRWYYAKVTFNKSRKEKKIYLTFDDGPIPEVTPFILDTLAKYQVKATFFCVGENIVKNKDIFARIIREGHQVGNHTYNHLKGWDQADDHYLANVARCQTLTKTNLFRPPYARAKKSQLRALYPDFDVIFWDVLSGDFDEQLSPEKCYQHVVNYTRNGSIIVFHDNIKALPRVSYALPKAIAYLQEKGFSFGLL, from the coding sequence ATGTATTTTATTAACGCTCCCTTTTTTTTACGTTGGTACTACGCCAAAGTAACCTTTAACAAATCAAGAAAGGAGAAAAAGATATACCTCACATTTGATGATGGCCCTATTCCGGAAGTTACGCCTTTTATTCTTGATACGCTTGCTAAATATCAGGTGAAAGCTACTTTCTTTTGTGTAGGCGAAAATATCGTAAAAAATAAAGACATCTTTGCACGCATAATACGCGAAGGCCATCAGGTTGGCAACCACACGTACAACCACCTCAAAGGCTGGGATCAGGCAGACGATCATTACCTGGCCAATGTCGCTCGCTGCCAGACACTGACTAAGACAAACTTGTTTCGTCCGCCTTATGCACGCGCAAAAAAATCGCAGCTACGTGCGCTATATCCCGATTTTGACGTTATATTCTGGGATGTGTTATCGGGTGATTTTGACGAGCAACTTTCTCCGGAGAAATGCTACCAACATGTGGTTAACTATACGCGAAACGGCTCCATCATTGTTTTTCACGATAACATCAAGGCTTTGCCCCGCGTAAGCTACGCGCTTCCGAAAGCTATTGCCTATTTACAGGAAAAAGGCTTTAGTTTTGGATTGTTGTAA
- a CDS encoding TolC family protein: MIRKLSFCIFSLLFLVGGNLSVAYGQISLEQAIKTTLDRNLEVRQAQFGYALSEQTLYQSKSELYPSLSFNANNSYNYGLTFDQTSGQLIRGNDWTSNAGAQFSSSYAVFQGFQRINQIKANKIQLMIDESQVEKVKNDLILSVVTNYLEAITNGELFEAAKQQVKLSREQLRQDSIQFAVGNKTVADIAQAENQVATDELSIMTSENAYEMSLLNLKQLMEMSPDTVFALEKPNIAEIMAEYAILSFEDVFEKALITQPAIGQAGQTKILAQKNIDIARGAYYPTLRFSAGYGTNYSSQARIIGTTIFMPFFDQFNENRSFLGAFNLEVPIFNNNRTKVAVSKAKINYLQAQNDEALLRRNLQKTIAQAILDLKFANKQYFTSQVAFNSSRVAFEAIRERYDVGMANSIEMFTAQTNMNRAEFDMIRRKYEMVFRGKVIDYYIGNPITFNDK; this comes from the coding sequence ATGATACGAAAATTATCTTTCTGTATATTTTCTTTGCTGTTTTTAGTGGGCGGCAATTTGTCTGTTGCTTATGGTCAGATTAGCCTGGAACAGGCGATAAAAACAACGCTGGATCGCAATCTTGAGGTAAGGCAAGCACAATTTGGCTATGCGCTGAGCGAGCAGACTTTATATCAGTCAAAATCTGAGTTATACCCTAGCTTGTCGTTTAATGCCAACAACTCGTACAACTACGGCTTAACCTTTGACCAGACTTCTGGTCAGTTAATTCGAGGAAATGATTGGACGAGTAATGCTGGGGCACAGTTTTCATCCAGTTATGCGGTTTTCCAGGGATTTCAACGCATCAATCAGATTAAGGCGAATAAAATACAACTGATGATCGATGAGTCACAAGTCGAAAAGGTTAAAAATGATCTGATCTTATCGGTGGTTACCAACTACCTGGAAGCAATAACTAATGGTGAGCTCTTCGAAGCAGCCAAACAGCAGGTAAAACTTTCGCGAGAGCAATTGCGACAGGATAGTATCCAATTTGCAGTGGGCAATAAGACTGTTGCTGATATTGCGCAGGCCGAAAACCAGGTAGCAACTGATGAACTCAGTATCATGACATCTGAAAATGCTTATGAAATGTCGTTGCTGAATTTAAAACAATTGATGGAAATGTCGCCGGATACAGTTTTTGCGTTGGAAAAGCCGAATATTGCTGAGATCATGGCGGAATATGCCATCCTTTCCTTTGAAGATGTTTTTGAAAAAGCATTGATCACGCAGCCGGCCATCGGCCAAGCTGGACAGACCAAAATATTGGCACAGAAAAATATTGACATCGCGCGGGGCGCTTATTATCCTACCTTAAGATTTTCTGCCGGATACGGCACCAATTACTCCTCTCAGGCACGTATTATTGGCACCACCATCTTTATGCCTTTTTTTGACCAGTTTAATGAAAACCGGTCTTTCCTTGGTGCATTTAATCTGGAAGTGCCGATATTTAATAACAACCGTACAAAAGTAGCGGTGAGCAAAGCCAAAATAAACTACTTACAGGCACAAAATGATGAAGCTCTTTTACGCCGAAACTTGCAAAAGACAATTGCACAGGCCATTTTGGATTTAAAATTTGCCAATAAGCAATATTTTACCTCACAAGTTGCCTTTAATTCATCGCGAGTTGCCTTTGAAGCGATAAGGGAACGCTATGACGTCGGCATGGCGAACTCAATAGAAATGTTTACTGCGCAAACAAATATGAACCGTGCCGAGTTTGATATGATCCGTCGAAAATATGAAATGGTGTTTCGTGGGAAAGTAATCGACTATTATATTGGCAATCCAATTACATTTAATGACAAGTAA